In bacterium, a single window of DNA contains:
- a CDS encoding succinylglutamate desuccinylase/aspartoacylase family protein gives MGRAVHDAAKIGGLTVAPGMKATGWLPVMETLGQEVRIPLAVVHGVEPGPCVHVNAGVHALEYAAIEAAVKTFRTIDPKTLRGTVVVVPVLNMPAFMIGAPYVVPLDNQNLNRVFPGGPDGTASQRIAHTVLAQVTAKCQYLVDLHGGDLPEILFPFAIFYRTGNTSTDAESERIARAFGTEYLWVNDATSGNPGTFVREAARLGVAGFVSEVGGLGSYAEEHVAIHFKGVQNVLKELKMIPGTPDGVPASAQKIRAEAYGVTAPCGGVFHPLVHPGQQVAKGTPLAEITDVFGERLAVVTAPASGTVRILFVKRVVNAGDTLMKCFADPK, from the coding sequence ATGGGGCGGGCTGTTCATGATGCAGCGAAAATCGGGGGCCTGACGGTGGCTCCTGGAATGAAGGCCACGGGGTGGCTTCCTGTCATGGAGACGCTGGGACAGGAGGTTCGGATCCCGCTTGCGGTGGTGCATGGGGTAGAACCCGGGCCATGCGTACATGTCAATGCCGGCGTTCATGCGCTGGAGTACGCCGCCATCGAAGCCGCAGTCAAGACCTTTCGAACGATCGATCCCAAGACGCTCCGGGGCACGGTTGTCGTGGTTCCTGTGCTCAACATGCCCGCGTTCATGATCGGGGCTCCGTATGTCGTTCCGTTGGACAACCAGAACCTCAATCGGGTCTTCCCCGGGGGACCCGATGGGACGGCGAGCCAGAGGATCGCCCACACTGTCCTGGCCCAGGTGACCGCGAAGTGCCAGTACCTAGTAGACCTCCACGGCGGAGACCTGCCGGAGATTCTCTTCCCCTTCGCGATCTTCTACCGAACCGGGAACACGTCGACGGACGCGGAGTCTGAGCGGATCGCGCGCGCCTTCGGGACCGAGTACCTGTGGGTCAATGATGCCACGAGCGGCAACCCAGGGACCTTCGTGCGGGAGGCCGCCCGGCTGGGAGTCGCCGGGTTTGTCTCCGAGGTGGGGGGGCTTGGTTCGTACGCCGAGGAGCACGTCGCCATCCACTTCAAGGGCGTCCAGAACGTCCTGAAGGAACTGAAGATGATCCCCGGGACCCCCGATGGCGTCCCCGCGTCCGCTCAGAAGATCCGCGCCGAAGCCTATGGAGTGACGGCTCCCTGCGGCGGAGTCTTCCACCCGCTGGTCCACCCTGGGCAGCAGGTGGCGAAAGGCACCCCTCTTGCCGAGATCACCGATGTCTTCGGCGAGAGGCTTGCTGTGGTGACCGCGCCGGCGAGTGGCACCGTACGCATTCTCTTCGTCAAGAGGGTCGTCAACGCCGGAGACACCCTGATGAAGTGCTTCGCGGACCCGAAGTAG
- a CDS encoding carbohydrate ABC transporter permease, which yields MATIRAGRLLRKGLLVLAATLLLAYILFPFAWTLASSFQTNEQLFQYPPRIKPADPWFTNYYAVFAGKRYGQEYQPNLAATWIPPFVLWIPRVMVNTFAVGFATVFLTIGLGAPAAYAFARFDFRGKGTVLGGTLVIRSVPIVAILIPLFVLMKALGLIDSLLGIVVVLTALELPFAIWILREYFSAIPLELEDAARIDGCSRFMLLVRIVMPLAVPGLIVTAIIVFMTTWSAFLVPLILAKTQNSMTLQVVAAMLVGERDVYTDYGLINAVAVVSIIPPMVLALIFQRYIMSGMFKGAIR from the coding sequence ATGGCAACCATCCGCGCAGGCCGTCTGCTCCGGAAGGGGCTGCTCGTACTGGCGGCGACCTTGCTCCTCGCCTACATCCTCTTTCCATTCGCGTGGACGCTGGCATCAAGCTTCCAGACCAATGAACAACTGTTCCAATATCCACCACGCATCAAGCCAGCAGATCCCTGGTTCACGAACTACTACGCGGTGTTTGCGGGAAAGCGCTACGGCCAGGAGTACCAACCGAACCTTGCGGCCACCTGGATCCCTCCATTTGTTCTCTGGATCCCGCGGGTCATGGTCAATACGTTTGCGGTGGGGTTCGCGACGGTGTTCCTGACGATTGGCCTGGGGGCGCCCGCAGCGTACGCCTTCGCCCGATTCGATTTCCGCGGCAAAGGCACCGTATTGGGCGGTACCCTGGTGATCCGGTCCGTCCCGATTGTCGCCATCCTCATCCCGCTGTTCGTCCTCATGAAGGCGCTTGGGCTGATCGACAGCCTCCTTGGCATTGTCGTTGTGCTCACCGCCCTGGAGCTCCCTTTTGCCATATGGATTCTGCGGGAGTACTTCTCGGCTATTCCTCTGGAACTGGAGGACGCCGCGCGCATCGACGGGTGCAGCCGCTTCATGCTGCTCGTACGCATCGTCATGCCGCTGGCGGTGCCCGGGCTGATCGTAACAGCGATCATCGTGTTCATGACCACATGGAGCGCATTCCTGGTTCCCCTGATCCTGGCAAAGACGCAGAATTCCATGACCCTTCAGGTTGTCGCGGCCATGCTGGTGGGCGAGCGCGATGTGTACACGGACTACGGTCTCATCAATGCAGTCGCCGTGGTGAGCATCATTCCGCCGATGGTTCTGGCGTTGATCTTCCAGCGCTACATCATGTCTGGAATGTTCAAAGGCGCGATCCGCTGA
- a CDS encoding sugar ABC transporter permease: protein MARNVAALARASRTLGQVRSGDRRFVLAGLIPASALIAALILLPLGFAFYTSWFAWNLKASPRPEVFVGLSNFVRVFTDGPSREVLTNTTVLVATSIVASTVLGLAAALLLSQEFPGRGIVRTSLLLPWAIPGIAAGTMWWWLYSARYGVLNHVLQTVGVIAQPVNWLIDYPMFSVIMANIWKEMPFSALLFLAALQGIPAEIYEAAMVDGANVAQRFLFITMPLLKNITVVILIFQSAAALKMFDLIFTMTLGGPAGATTTLSYWAYVTSFRYWDFGFGSAIAFVTAGLVVVLSGVYLGLLYRQTEV, encoded by the coding sequence ATGGCGAGGAATGTAGCAGCGCTAGCCCGGGCGTCTCGGACCCTGGGGCAGGTACGGTCCGGCGATCGGCGGTTCGTTCTCGCGGGACTGATCCCTGCCTCTGCGCTCATCGCGGCGCTCATTCTTCTGCCGCTCGGCTTCGCGTTCTATACAAGCTGGTTCGCCTGGAATCTCAAGGCGTCACCCCGCCCGGAGGTATTCGTCGGCCTCAGTAACTTCGTTCGCGTCTTCACTGACGGGCCGAGTCGCGAGGTGCTGACAAACACAACGGTCCTCGTAGCAACATCCATCGTCGCCTCCACGGTTCTCGGCCTGGCCGCAGCGCTACTGCTCAGCCAAGAATTCCCGGGGCGGGGTATTGTGCGAACCTCGCTCCTCCTGCCGTGGGCAATTCCGGGAATCGCGGCCGGTACCATGTGGTGGTGGCTCTACAGCGCTCGGTACGGCGTGCTCAACCACGTGCTCCAGACTGTAGGCGTGATCGCACAACCGGTCAATTGGCTCATCGACTACCCCATGTTCTCCGTGATCATGGCCAACATCTGGAAGGAGATGCCGTTCTCTGCGCTCTTGTTCCTGGCGGCGCTCCAGGGTATCCCCGCGGAGATCTACGAGGCAGCGATGGTCGATGGCGCCAACGTCGCGCAGCGCTTCTTGTTCATCACCATGCCCCTGTTGAAGAACATCACGGTGGTCATCCTCATCTTCCAGAGCGCAGCCGCCCTGAAGATGTTCGACCTGATCTTCACGATGACACTGGGAGGCCCCGCGGGAGCCACGACAACCCTGTCTTACTGGGCGTATGTGACGTCCTTCCGATACTGGGACTTCGGATTCGGATCAGCCATTGCTTTCGTGACCGCGGGTCTCGTAGTCGTCCTATCGGGCGTCTACCTAGGCCTCCTGTACCGGCAAACGGAGGTGTAG
- a CDS encoding extracellular solute-binding protein: MDGVHWSRVAERHVALRILVVCFLAALLALPPIGLAQQPETVTWMTTTALPTINEESAKKFMVQNPGIRINWRPTPSGRIRDVALSVIVGNPDDLDVVAIMYGDLSSFVKAGFLTNIEGLAWSGQLKRDLTASARSNSSYKGVLHGVPYFHAVHIFPYNMRLLRQAGFSKPPTTWDEVSNIAMTMKEKKMFTAPIVWPWNVTSSSDSIHWSWELITASMGGTLWDKALRPQFLEKTSPGYRALQLMVQGLQSGIFDRTSFELDAGKISELLGRGDVPMGFQVSFHDLIRFNSSGASKEAGNFAIAPAPDKGINMARTDIFAVTSRARARGGRHWEAVDAFMRWLAAPENLVRPYGGFNARGLSFKAFETDKEILDSWSKWVDLSQAKATMAKLKTYADIVPQYMEPFFPELRDAMNQELQKALLGRQTVEQTLQAIARRADELGKK; encoded by the coding sequence ATGGATGGTGTCCACTGGAGTCGGGTCGCAGAAAGGCACGTCGCCCTCCGGATCTTGGTCGTGTGCTTCTTGGCAGCCCTCCTTGCTTTGCCGCCCATTGGCCTGGCCCAGCAACCCGAGACAGTCACATGGATGACCACCACGGCTCTCCCAACTATCAACGAGGAATCCGCGAAGAAGTTCATGGTGCAGAATCCAGGTATCCGGATAAACTGGCGGCCCACGCCGTCAGGCCGGATCCGTGACGTAGCGCTCTCCGTGATAGTTGGGAACCCAGATGATCTGGACGTGGTTGCCATCATGTATGGCGACCTGTCGTCGTTTGTCAAAGCGGGTTTCCTCACCAACATAGAGGGGCTCGCCTGGTCTGGTCAATTGAAGCGCGACCTGACCGCGAGCGCTCGCTCCAATTCTTCGTACAAAGGCGTCTTGCACGGTGTCCCCTACTTCCACGCCGTGCACATCTTCCCGTACAATATGCGTCTGCTTCGCCAGGCAGGTTTCAGCAAGCCGCCCACAACGTGGGACGAAGTTTCCAACATTGCCATGACGATGAAGGAGAAGAAGATGTTCACCGCTCCCATCGTGTGGCCATGGAACGTCACCTCATCTTCCGACAGCATCCACTGGTCATGGGAGCTCATAACCGCGAGCATGGGCGGGACCCTTTGGGACAAGGCCCTTCGCCCGCAGTTCCTCGAGAAGACTTCCCCAGGTTATCGGGCCCTACAGCTAATGGTACAGGGGCTGCAGAGCGGCATCTTCGACCGCACCTCGTTTGAATTGGATGCCGGCAAGATCTCCGAACTCCTCGGACGCGGGGATGTTCCTATGGGGTTTCAGGTCAGCTTCCACGACTTGATCCGGTTCAACTCCTCAGGGGCCTCGAAGGAGGCTGGCAACTTCGCTATCGCACCAGCGCCGGACAAGGGGATCAACATGGCCAGGACCGACATCTTCGCCGTGACGTCACGCGCCAGAGCCAGGGGAGGACGGCACTGGGAGGCCGTCGACGCTTTTATGCGCTGGCTGGCGGCTCCCGAGAACCTAGTCCGGCCCTACGGTGGCTTCAACGCGCGCGGGCTTTCGTTCAAGGCGTTCGAGACCGACAAGGAGATCCTGGACTCCTGGAGCAAGTGGGTGGATCTCAGCCAGGCCAAGGCCACCATGGCGAAGCTGAAGACGTATGCTGACATCGTTCCACAGTACATGGAGCCGTTCTTCCCAGAGCTGCGGGACGCCATGAATCAGGAACTCCAGAAGGCGCTGCTGGGTCGACAGACGGTCGAGCAGACCCTCCAGGCGATTGCCCGGCGAGCCGATGAATTGGGGAAGAAGTGA
- a CDS encoding Ldh family oxidoreductase: MNRVAASLLREFSITLLMAAGFPHHDASDMAECLLVASLRGVDTHGVTRLPAYIRVVQSGKCPAAADIRVVADAGSAALLDGGGGFGFVPATRAMRIAIEKARAWGIGAVGVRNSGHYGMAACYPLLAVRDGMLGIAVTNSDALVTAPGFRGRLVGNNPVALAAPAGDGPPLVLDIASSVASMAKIRRAQAAGECIPAGWGVDASGHPTDDPGAVIDGGALLPFGGHKGFGLALFAEVLSGLLTGGPFGKHAHAGLHYGGTKDDKCGHFLVAVSVDAFMPADQFAQRMTAWIAELKSHPAVDGEDRVRLPGERAYREERRRLAEGIPLSTRDAKELRVLARELRVPPPLELEG, from the coding sequence GTGAACCGAGTAGCGGCTTCCTTGCTTCGTGAGTTTAGCATTACCCTGCTCATGGCAGCAGGCTTTCCGCACCACGATGCCTCTGACATGGCGGAGTGCCTGCTCGTGGCCAGCCTCCGGGGAGTCGACACACACGGTGTGACGCGTCTGCCGGCTTACATCCGGGTCGTTCAAAGCGGCAAATGCCCGGCCGCCGCAGACATACGTGTGGTCGCCGACGCAGGCTCGGCCGCCCTCCTCGATGGCGGAGGCGGGTTCGGCTTCGTTCCCGCGACCCGCGCCATGCGCATCGCTATTGAGAAGGCCAGAGCATGGGGGATCGGGGCAGTTGGCGTGCGGAATTCCGGGCACTACGGAATGGCCGCGTGCTACCCTCTGCTTGCGGTCCGAGACGGCATGCTGGGCATCGCCGTTACGAACTCCGACGCGCTGGTTACCGCACCGGGGTTCCGCGGACGCCTGGTGGGCAACAATCCGGTCGCCCTGGCTGCCCCAGCCGGCGATGGGCCTCCCCTGGTGCTTGACATTGCTTCAAGTGTCGCATCCATGGCGAAGATCCGTCGAGCACAGGCCGCCGGCGAATGTATCCCCGCTGGATGGGGGGTTGATGCCAGCGGCCACCCAACCGACGACCCCGGCGCCGTCATCGACGGCGGCGCCCTGCTCCCATTTGGCGGGCACAAGGGGTTTGGGCTGGCTCTGTTTGCGGAGGTCCTTTCCGGGCTGCTGACTGGAGGGCCATTCGGCAAGCATGCTCATGCCGGTCTGCACTACGGGGGAACGAAAGATGACAAGTGCGGGCACTTCCTTGTGGCTGTCAGCGTCGATGCGTTCATGCCTGCGGATCAATTCGCCCAGCGCATGACGGCATGGATTGCCGAACTCAAGTCACACCCGGCAGTGGACGGTGAAGACCGCGTCAGGTTGCCAGGGGAGAGGGCGTACCGTGAGGAGCGCCGCCGGTTGGCCGAGGGCATTCCCCTGTCAACCCGCGATGCGAAGGAACTCCGAGTGTTGGCCCGTGAGCTGCGGGTCCCACCTCCATTGGAACTCGAAGGGTGA
- a CDS encoding pyridoxal-phosphate dependent enzyme, with protein sequence MGPWCVASPRSVWKAASGLRVPVAIGDYLMLQAVRDSGGTALAVTDDEMLVAMRELASVEGVFAAPEATVAALPELIDRGAVTPKDSVLLLLTGAGMKYTNLVPVSLPLVDTERPGETIV encoded by the coding sequence GTGGGGCCGTGGTGCGTCGCCAGCCCCAGGAGCGTTTGGAAAGCCGCCTCGGGGTTGCGCGTGCCAGTCGCGATAGGGGACTACCTGATGCTGCAGGCGGTGCGCGACAGCGGCGGTACCGCGCTGGCGGTCACCGACGACGAGATGCTGGTAGCGATGCGCGAACTGGCGTCGGTTGAAGGCGTCTTCGCCGCGCCCGAGGCCACCGTGGCCGCGCTGCCGGAGCTGATTGACCGCGGCGCCGTGACGCCAAAGGACAGCGTGCTGCTGCTGCTGACCGGCGCCGGGATGAAGTACACCAACCTGGTGCCCGTCAGCCTGCCGCTGGTGGATACGGAGCGGCCGGGAGAGACGATCGTCTAG
- a CDS encoding aldolase/citrate lyase family protein, translated as MFTNPLKSRLAQGLPTVGHWISIPSPSIVELLAAFEMDWLLLDTEHGPANTETLEDQMRAMKGTNVTPLVRVVANDPGLIKQALDRGAYGVIVPLVNTPEQAQAAVAAAKYPPEGIRGVAGSRVNRFGADLVDYFTRWNSQVVVICQVETTEALANVEQIASTPGVDVLFIGPNDLSANLGCFRQFDHPEFKAAVERVLTATRRYGIAAGYMASNAEQTLERLGQGFRFVAAGSDTWLLAGAAAATYAKIRAGMAEKAKAPRK; from the coding sequence ATGTTCACCAACCCGCTCAAGTCTCGCCTGGCCCAGGGCCTTCCCACCGTAGGCCACTGGATCAGCATCCCGTCGCCGTCCATCGTTGAGTTGCTGGCCGCCTTCGAGATGGACTGGCTTCTGCTCGACACCGAGCACGGCCCGGCCAACACCGAAACGCTAGAAGATCAGATGCGGGCCATGAAGGGCACCAATGTGACCCCGCTCGTCCGCGTGGTCGCCAACGATCCGGGGCTCATCAAGCAGGCGCTGGACCGGGGCGCCTACGGCGTGATCGTTCCGCTGGTCAACACTCCTGAGCAGGCGCAGGCCGCGGTGGCGGCCGCCAAGTACCCGCCGGAGGGGATCCGGGGCGTGGCAGGCAGCCGGGTCAACCGCTTTGGCGCGGACCTGGTGGACTATTTCACCCGGTGGAACAGCCAGGTGGTGGTGATCTGTCAGGTCGAGACGACCGAGGCGCTGGCGAACGTGGAACAGATCGCCTCGACGCCTGGCGTAGACGTGCTCTTCATCGGACCCAACGACCTTTCCGCGAACCTCGGCTGCTTCCGCCAGTTCGACCACCCGGAGTTCAAGGCGGCCGTCGAGCGTGTCCTGACGGCGACGCGGCGGTACGGTATCGCCGCGGGCTACATGGCGTCCAACGCGGAGCAGACGCTGGAGCGTCTGGGCCAGGGGTTCCGGTTTGTGGCGGCCGGGAGCGACACGTGGCTGCTGGCCGGCGCGGCCGCGGCAACTTACGCGAAGATAAGGGCAGGCATGGCTGAGAAGGCGAAGGCGCCCCGCAAGTAG
- a CDS encoding DUF362 domain-containing protein, translating into MRQSRRKFLKIAAAAGGALALRGFPEGMLGLGAAEGSALGPVPHPGKVALVKTGQHRDGVLRALRLFGMPDVRGKSVVVKPNFNSADPFPASTHDETLRTLIERCKEGGAREITIADRSGMGDTARVIRDKGVDTLGREMGVGVVALEHLPASEWRNRSFPGWNWQKGVIYPVLFERAEVIIQTCCLKTHGHGGHFTMSLKNTVGMVGRRDADGYDYMRELHGSPLQRTLIAEINQLYQPAVVVLDGIQAFIDGGPARGTLARPEVVLAGTDRVALDAVGVALLRMHGVVGATAQGRIFDQEQIRRAVALGLGVSTPGAIEMTTDSEEGRAVIAAVRSELSKG; encoded by the coding sequence GTGAGACAGAGCCGAAGGAAGTTTCTCAAGATCGCAGCGGCCGCGGGCGGAGCGCTGGCGCTCCGGGGGTTTCCCGAAGGGATGCTCGGCCTGGGCGCCGCCGAGGGCAGCGCCTTGGGCCCGGTTCCCCATCCCGGCAAGGTGGCACTGGTCAAGACCGGCCAGCACCGGGACGGCGTGCTCAGGGCCCTGCGCCTCTTCGGCATGCCGGATGTGCGCGGCAAGTCCGTCGTGGTGAAGCCCAACTTCAACAGCGCCGATCCGTTCCCGGCTTCCACCCACGATGAGACGCTGCGGACGCTGATCGAGAGATGCAAGGAAGGAGGGGCCCGCGAGATCACGATCGCCGACCGCAGCGGGATGGGGGATACCGCCCGCGTGATCCGCGACAAGGGCGTAGACACGCTCGGCCGCGAGATGGGCGTAGGGGTCGTGGCCCTCGAGCACCTGCCTGCCTCGGAGTGGCGCAACCGCTCCTTCCCCGGGTGGAACTGGCAGAAAGGCGTCATCTACCCTGTCCTGTTCGAACGCGCAGAGGTCATCATACAGACCTGCTGCTTGAAGACCCACGGCCACGGCGGGCACTTCACGATGTCGCTCAAGAACACGGTAGGCATGGTGGGCAGGCGCGACGCCGACGGCTACGACTACATGCGGGAACTGCACGGCTCGCCACTCCAGCGGACGCTGATAGCGGAGATCAACCAGCTCTACCAGCCCGCCGTGGTGGTCCTCGACGGCATTCAGGCGTTCATAGACGGGGGACCGGCGAGGGGCACACTTGCCAGGCCCGAGGTGGTGCTGGCAGGCACCGACAGGGTGGCACTGGACGCGGTCGGAGTGGCGCTGCTGCGCATGCACGGCGTGGTGGGCGCCACGGCCCAGGGCAGGATCTTCGATCAGGAGCAGATACGCCGGGCAGTTGCGCTGGGGTTGGGGGTCTCGACGCCCGGTGCCATCGAAATGACAACAGACAGTGAGGAAGGCCGCGCGGTCATCGCGGCGGTGAGGAGCGAGCTGTCCAAGGGGTAG
- a CDS encoding ATP-binding protein translates to MDRWAFPPVAVREAIVNAVVHADYSQRGAPIRVSIFDDRIEIENPGLLPFGLTIADIKQGISKLRNRVIGRVFHELGLIEQWGSGIQRMTGACGDAGLDPPRFEEIGTHFRVTLSAVRRRPPTLDELDERIVGALRKRDGLATHEIARAIGRTERTTRSRLISLIGRGLIVEVGTGPHDPRRRYFLASGDGA, encoded by the coding sequence GTGGACCGATGGGCGTTTCCGCCGGTGGCTGTTCGGGAGGCCATCGTCAACGCCGTCGTCCACGCCGACTATTCGCAACGGGGAGCGCCCATCCGTGTCTCGATTTTCGACGACCGCATCGAGATCGAAAACCCCGGCCTGCTGCCGTTTGGGCTCACGATCGCCGACATCAAGCAAGGCATCTCCAAGCTGCGCAACCGTGTGATAGGTAGGGTGTTTCACGAACTGGGACTGATCGAGCAGTGGGGGAGCGGCATCCAGCGGATGACCGGTGCCTGTGGGGACGCCGGGCTCGACCCGCCGCGGTTCGAGGAGATCGGAACCCACTTCAGGGTCACGCTGTCGGCCGTCCGCCGCAGGCCGCCCACGCTGGACGAACTGGACGAGCGAATCGTCGGAGCGCTCCGCAAGAGGGACGGCCTCGCTACCCACGAGATTGCGAGGGCAATCGGGCGCACTGAGCGTACCACTCGCTCCAGGCTTATCTCACTGATCGGTCGGGGCCTGATCGTTGAGGTGGGTACAGGACCCCACGATCCCAGGCGTCGGTACTTCCTGGCATCGGGCGACGGAGCATGA
- a CDS encoding AbrB/MazE/SpoVT family DNA-binding domain-containing protein, which yields MTRALRQITTVGNSLGVTLPRDLLEAYGLEKGALVELRPTREGLLIQPARVVSALSPQGTELTKGIVRRYRKALDAMAKGHRAVGER from the coding sequence ATGACCAGGGCCCTTCGGCAGATTACCACGGTCGGCAACAGCCTTGGAGTGACGCTGCCTCGCGATTTGCTCGAAGCCTATGGGCTAGAGAAGGGGGCTCTTGTGGAACTGCGCCCCACCCGAGAAGGGTTACTGATTCAACCGGCGAGGGTTGTTTCCGCGCTCTCCCCACAAGGCACCGAACTGACGAAGGGCATAGTACGGCGCTACCGGAAGGCCCTCGATGCTATGGCTAAGGGCCACCGCGCCGTGGGTGAACGGTAG
- a CDS encoding type II toxin-antitoxin system death-on-curing family toxin, translated as MELPPLTVAEAEAIHAAVMEEYAVEPADEYTQAATLLWGVIRSHPFVQGNKRTASVLAFFFLERAGYRVEAREQAVLDLVNGVNEGKVTVEAAAAWFRRYTVPPAE; from the coding sequence ATGGAGCTTCCGCCGCTCACCGTCGCGGAAGCTGAGGCAATCCACGCCGCCGTCATGGAGGAATACGCGGTGGAGCCCGCTGACGAGTACACTCAGGCGGCAACCCTGCTTTGGGGAGTGATCCGAAGCCACCCCTTCGTTCAGGGTAACAAGCGTACGGCGTCTGTGCTCGCTTTCTTCTTCCTTGAGCGTGCTGGCTACCGTGTGGAGGCACGAGAACAGGCCGTTTTGGATCTAGTCAACGGTGTGAACGAGGGGAAGGTCACCGTCGAGGCCGCCGCGGCTTGGTTTCGCAGATACACGGTACCCCCCGCGGAATGA
- a CDS encoding type II toxin-antitoxin system prevent-host-death family antitoxin, with translation MDKVIGVVAARSNLRKILEGTSRGARYIITSRSQPKAVLVSVEELETLEVMADHALLDEIRQAKDDIKAGRYVPYEEYFGQG, from the coding sequence GTGGACAAGGTCATCGGGGTTGTGGCCGCTCGGAGCAACCTGAGGAAGATCCTGGAAGGCACATCCAGGGGCGCCCGGTACATCATTACCTCTCGGTCGCAGCCCAAGGCCGTGCTTGTGAGCGTGGAGGAACTCGAGACTCTTGAGGTCATGGCCGATCACGCGCTTCTGGACGAGATCCGGCAGGCGAAGGACGACATCAAGGCAGGACGCTATGTTCCTTATGAGGAGTACTTCGGGCAGGGGTGA
- a CDS encoding type II toxin-antitoxin system RelE/ParE family toxin: MVRVFVTRRFQQSFEALDPPIQARVRAALEGIRLNPHLGKALTGPLAGEFSLRVGAYRIVYTYLPAEEAVWLETVRHRREAYRRRRP; this comes from the coding sequence ATGGTACGCGTCTTCGTCACTCGGCGCTTCCAACAGAGCTTCGAAGCGCTTGATCCCCCCATCCAGGCAAGAGTGCGCGCCGCGCTGGAAGGGATCCGACTGAATCCTCACCTCGGGAAGGCGCTCACCGGACCGCTGGCCGGGGAGTTCTCGCTCCGCGTTGGCGCCTACCGCATTGTCTACACATATCTGCCTGCCGAAGAGGCAGTCTGGCTGGAAACGGTCCGCCACCGCCGGGAGGCCTATCGAAGGCGCAGGCCCTGA
- a CDS encoding HNH endonuclease has protein sequence MNAYVAVTDRNWFEHLRSAGALDEVNFWQPSPGGGFHALRPGELLLFKLHRPHDFIVGGGVFSHRTRLRVSLAWEAFDISNGAESLPEMRARIERYRRIRSAPHEDYEIGCILLQEPFFFPREEWLPVPAWHANIVRGKTYDLTVEPGRTLWQDIQERLRMRAFHLEGAVGETPQPAKRYGEPVAVLPRLGQGSFKIMVADAYRRKCAVTGEKALPVLQAAHIRPYAEGGEHRVDNGLLLRSDLHILFDRGYVTVTPEYRMEVSKKLRTEFDNGEEYLAKHGSRIWVPDSLAARPKPEFLAWHNERRYIG, from the coding sequence ATGAACGCCTACGTCGCCGTCACCGACAGAAACTGGTTCGAGCATCTCCGGAGCGCCGGGGCCCTCGACGAGGTGAACTTCTGGCAGCCGAGCCCGGGCGGAGGGTTCCACGCGCTCAGACCCGGCGAGTTGCTCCTCTTCAAGCTCCACCGCCCCCATGACTTCATCGTGGGCGGAGGGGTCTTCTCCCACCGGACCAGGCTGCGCGTCAGCCTCGCATGGGAGGCGTTTGACATAAGCAACGGTGCCGAGAGCCTCCCGGAGATGCGCGCCCGAATCGAGCGCTACCGCCGCATCCGTTCGGCCCCGCACGAGGACTATGAGATCGGCTGTATCTTGCTCCAGGAGCCGTTCTTCTTCCCGCGTGAGGAGTGGCTCCCGGTTCCTGCCTGGCACGCCAACATCGTTCGCGGAAAGACATACGACCTGACCGTCGAGCCGGGGAGAACCCTCTGGCAGGATATCCAGGAACGGCTGCGGATGCGGGCATTTCATCTGGAAGGGGCAGTCGGCGAGACCCCGCAGCCTGCCAAGCGTTACGGGGAGCCTGTCGCGGTTCTCCCTCGCCTCGGGCAGGGATCGTTCAAGATAATGGTCGCGGACGCCTACCGCCGGAAGTGCGCGGTGACAGGCGAGAAGGCTCTGCCGGTCCTCCAGGCGGCGCACATCCGTCCGTATGCCGAGGGTGGCGAGCACCGGGTGGACAACGGGCTCCTGCTCAGGAGCGACCTCCACATCCTATTCGATCGGGGCTACGTCACCGTGACGCCCGAGTACCGCATGGAGGTCAGCAAGAAACTCCGGACCGAATTCGACAACGGCGAGGAGTACCTCGCCAAGCACGGCAGCCGGATATGGGTGCCTGACAGTCTCGCAGCCCGACCGAAGCCGGAGTTCCTCGCGTGGCACAACGAGCGGCGGTACATCGGTTGA